TGCTTCCTTTGGGCTTGACCTCCAACGTGAGCCCGAGGGCGTCAAGGACTTGGAAGAGGGTGTCGACGCGGACAGAGCCCTTGGCCGTCTCCAGCAGGTAGACGGGACGTCGCGAGACACCGGCCAGTTCGGCCAGTTGGTCTTGAGACAGATCGAGGCGC
This genomic window from Armatimonadota bacterium contains:
- a CDS encoding helix-turn-helix transcriptional regulator gives rise to the protein MTIKDPAHLGTHVRQARRRLDLSQDQLAELAGVSRRPVYLLETAKGSVRVDTLFQVLDALGLTLEVKPKGSMSGD